The following proteins come from a genomic window of Brevinematia bacterium:
- a CDS encoding class I SAM-dependent methyltransferase, with protein sequence MVWLILTMVFLIGALLSFFYGLWPIAVILILLTISLLWTWMLGAAWDPTPMKVIHKTLNYLEPKEKDVVYDLGCGDGRFIIEAAKKYGCKAVGIEIDPIRYLITKIRVKLLGLENKVKVIWGNFFNYPIKDATIVFCFLTEETNRKLEVKFAKELSYGTIIVSYLWRFSSFSLLNVIDDKIFIYIL encoded by the coding sequence ATGGTTTGGTTAATCTTGACAATGGTTTTTCTAATAGGAGCACTCTTAAGTTTCTTCTACGGACTTTGGCCAATTGCCGTAATACTCATACTCCTCACTATATCCTTGCTTTGGACCTGGATGTTAGGAGCAGCCTGGGACCCTACACCTATGAAAGTGATACATAAAACCCTCAACTACCTTGAACCAAAGGAGAAAGATGTAGTTTACGATCTTGGTTGTGGAGACGGAAGGTTTATAATAGAGGCTGCTAAAAAATATGGGTGCAAAGCAGTTGGTATAGAGATAGATCCTATCAGATACCTTATTACAAAGATCAGAGTAAAACTACTGGGACTAGAAAACAAAGTTAAAGTAATCTGGGGAAATTTCTTCAACTACCCCATTAAAGATGCTACAATCGTTTTCTGCTTCCTAACAGAAGAGACTAACAGGAAACTTGAGGTAAAATTTGCTAAAGAACTATCCTACGGAACTATAATAGTATCCTACCTATGGAGATTTTCCAGCTTTAGCCTACTGAATGTGATTGATGATAAGATCTTCATCTATATTC
- a CDS encoding homoserine dehydrogenase: MRKVVVGVVGFGTVGGGVVDILQKNRELIRERAGVDVELKYVASKNFGGSGVEILYAKKTSDYNDIIQDKEVDIVVELVGGIDVPFDILTKAMKSGKSVVTANKALLSEKGNEIFSFAKQYGVAIGFEASVAGGIPIIRVLADSLVGDRISQILGILNGTTNFILTKMFEENMDFASALKKAQELGFAEADPTLDIDGIDTAHKISILARLAFNAYIDFNSVYVEGIRNISLDDVKYAYELGFVVKLLGISRLDDDGTIEVRVHPALISKTNQLAFVRNEYNAVLVESKNLGTSMYYGKGAGRYPTAVSVVADIVEIAKNISNPKLVAKMRDFENREIKSIGDIYSRYYLRFSVIDRPGVLSAISKILGDNNISIAAVIQKEVSPHEFVPLVMVTHHAREKDLVKALSEINNLKVVKGQGVMIRIVDEL; this comes from the coding sequence ATGAGGAAAGTAGTTGTTGGTGTAGTAGGATTTGGTACAGTCGGAGGTGGGGTTGTAGATATTCTTCAGAAGAATAGAGAGCTTATCAGGGAGAGAGCAGGGGTTGATGTTGAGCTTAAGTATGTAGCTAGTAAGAACTTTGGAGGTTCTGGGGTAGAGATACTTTACGCGAAAAAGACTTCAGACTACAACGATATAATACAGGATAAAGAAGTTGACATTGTTGTGGAGTTAGTTGGAGGAATTGATGTTCCTTTTGATATCCTTACTAAGGCAATGAAGTCTGGTAAGAGTGTGGTAACTGCTAATAAGGCTTTGTTATCTGAAAAAGGTAACGAGATTTTCTCATTTGCAAAGCAGTATGGTGTTGCAATTGGGTTTGAGGCAAGTGTTGCTGGTGGAATACCGATAATAAGGGTTCTTGCAGATAGTCTTGTGGGAGACAGAATTAGCCAAATACTTGGTATTCTGAATGGAACTACTAATTTCATCTTGACCAAGATGTTTGAGGAGAATATGGATTTTGCATCTGCTCTTAAGAAGGCTCAGGAGCTTGGATTTGCAGAGGCTGATCCAACATTGGACATTGATGGGATTGATACTGCTCACAAGATTTCCATTCTTGCAAGATTGGCTTTTAACGCGTATATAGATTTTAACTCAGTATACGTTGAAGGAATAAGGAATATTTCACTGGATGATGTTAAGTATGCCTACGAGCTTGGATTTGTTGTAAAGCTTTTGGGAATCTCAAGGCTAGACGATGATGGCACGATAGAAGTTAGAGTTCATCCTGCGCTTATAAGTAAAACCAACCAGCTTGCATTTGTTAGAAATGAATACAACGCTGTTCTTGTTGAGAGCAAAAATCTTGGGACATCAATGTACTATGGTAAAGGAGCAGGAAGGTATCCGACAGCGGTGTCAGTGGTTGCTGATATAGTAGAAATAGCCAAAAATATTTCCAATCCTAAACTGGTTGCCAAAATGAGAGATTTTGAAAACAGAGAGATTAAATCAATTGGAGATATATACTCTAGGTATTATCTTAGATTTTCGGTGATTGACAGACCTGGCGTTCTAAGTGCTATCTCAAAGATTCTTGGAGACAATAATATAAGCATTGCTGCAGTTATTCAGAAAGAGGTAAGTCCCCATGAGTTTGTTCCTCTAGTTATGGTTACACACCATGCAAGAGAAAAGGATCTTGTTAAAGCTCTCTCTGAGATAAACAATCTTAAGGTAGTTAAGGGGCAGGGTGTTATGATAAGAATTGTTGATGAGCTTTAG
- a CDS encoding hydrogenase maturation protease: MKIGVVGVGHALGGDDFVGIRVVEELSEEIDEPEVEFITTMDPSRIVYLLGDTEYMVIVDAVFGDTAGEVHLIDHAEYPFNLKAISSHGIGVPLAIEMARSLGIDVEAKVRVVGISITEVRMYDDTLSEEVKKAIPVAKRMIMEIIKEFKGSKV, translated from the coding sequence ATGAAGATAGGAGTAGTTGGTGTTGGTCATGCCCTGGGAGGAGATGACTTTGTTGGTATAAGGGTAGTGGAGGAACTGTCCGAGGAAATTGATGAACCAGAGGTGGAGTTTATTACTACGATGGACCCTTCAAGAATAGTTTACTTACTCGGAGATACCGAGTATATGGTAATTGTTGATGCTGTTTTTGGAGATACTGCTGGAGAGGTGCACTTGATAGATCATGCTGAGTATCCCTTTAATCTTAAGGCAATCTCGTCTCATGGTATTGGGGTTCCACTTGCTATTGAGATGGCCAGAAGTTTGGGAATAGATGTTGAGGCTAAAGTTAGGGTTGTGGGTATCAGTATCACTGAGGTTAGAATGTATGATGATACACTCTCTGAGGAAGTTAAAAAGGCAATACCAGTGGCTAAAAGGATGATTATGGAAATTATAAAGGAGTTCAAAGGGAGTAAGGTCTAG
- a CDS encoding alpha-amylase family glycosyl hydrolase: protein MKAVAIVLVFLLLFAFTGCGLRPKTSPDESGISQPPQELGAVISNDGNVYFYLFAPKARSVSIAGSFNGWNKDANPMQKILTTEGAVWTTSLPLSTVYGKEYKYVIDGNAWVADPYSKYVSSDGYGGFNTVLRTNSQISWVQFTPPSQSELIIYELHVESFTANDPTVSQNNRGKFLGILEKTNYLLSLGVNAIEIMPIHVQEFYSGYTWGYNPVLFMAIHSDYGTPDEFKTMVNELHKVGIAVIVDVVFNHTGNQNNYLWTIDKTYYFDFDGDGVIENPGDDSTPWGNKFALWKPMALKLVYDTLEYYLKEFNVDGFRIDGTYAMEGGNPYKNARTYLINQVISPLRQKYPNKIWIAEQLPNHSDFKGTGIAQWGQVFHDKMKAMLRRGDFEGERYDNVGRVGRMIYYDKDGGTFASPVEVVNYFESHDENSVYTELVTYSGLSVTDATNASKAGAIVLFTSMGIPMLMAGQEFVRPRIGQNTSKANGDIDWSWLISNTNIFNYYSGLIELRKNHPALRITDPDPASKGWFKWGNEWNSANFNWSASKHIVYALNYNGNVPGETNRFVVAVNFSTNGVTIYPFFETGEWKIVVDPTNSRGTTTTNITSTTTSWELPPVSGYIFMK, encoded by the coding sequence ATGAAGGCTGTTGCCATAGTTTTAGTTTTTTTGCTTTTGTTTGCCTTTACAGGTTGTGGGCTAAGACCGAAAACTTCTCCTGACGAGTCTGGTATTTCCCAACCACCGCAAGAATTAGGTGCTGTCATCTCCAATGACGGAAATGTCTATTTCTACCTTTTTGCTCCTAAGGCTAGGAGTGTAAGTATAGCAGGAAGCTTCAATGGCTGGAATAAAGACGCCAATCCTATGCAAAAGATTCTAACCACAGAAGGTGCAGTGTGGACAACCTCACTTCCTCTTTCAACGGTGTATGGTAAAGAGTATAAGTATGTAATTGATGGTAACGCTTGGGTTGCGGATCCTTACTCAAAGTATGTCTCAAGCGATGGATACGGAGGTTTCAACACAGTCCTGAGAACCAATTCACAAATATCTTGGGTTCAATTCACTCCACCAAGCCAGTCCGAGCTTATAATCTATGAACTACATGTTGAAAGTTTCACCGCAAACGATCCAACAGTTTCACAAAACAATAGAGGTAAATTTTTAGGAATTCTTGAGAAGACGAACTATCTACTTTCACTTGGGGTAAACGCTATTGAGATAATGCCAATACATGTTCAAGAGTTCTACTCAGGCTATACATGGGGGTATAATCCTGTTTTGTTTATGGCTATACACTCTGACTACGGAACTCCAGATGAATTTAAAACTATGGTTAATGAACTTCACAAAGTTGGCATTGCGGTAATAGTTGATGTTGTTTTCAATCACACTGGAAATCAAAATAACTACCTTTGGACTATAGACAAAACCTACTACTTTGATTTTGATGGGGATGGAGTTATAGAAAATCCGGGTGATGATTCAACTCCTTGGGGAAACAAATTTGCTTTATGGAAGCCGATGGCATTAAAACTTGTGTATGATACTCTAGAGTATTACTTAAAAGAGTTCAATGTTGATGGATTTAGGATTGACGGAACTTACGCAATGGAAGGTGGTAATCCTTACAAAAATGCAAGAACATACTTGATAAATCAGGTAATAAGTCCTCTCAGGCAGAAGTATCCAAACAAGATCTGGATAGCTGAGCAATTACCTAACCATTCTGATTTTAAGGGGACTGGTATAGCGCAGTGGGGACAGGTTTTTCACGACAAGATGAAAGCAATGTTAAGGAGAGGAGACTTTGAAGGGGAAAGGTATGACAATGTTGGAAGGGTTGGAAGAATGATATACTACGACAAGGACGGAGGAACTTTTGCTTCTCCGGTAGAAGTGGTAAATTACTTTGAATCCCATGACGAAAACTCTGTATATACCGAGCTTGTCACTTACAGTGGGCTAAGTGTAACTGACGCAACGAATGCTTCCAAGGCTGGTGCAATAGTGCTTTTTACTTCCATGGGGATTCCAATGCTTATGGCAGGGCAGGAATTCGTAAGACCTAGGATAGGACAGAATACTAGTAAAGCCAATGGTGATATTGATTGGTCCTGGTTGATTTCAAATACGAATATATTCAACTACTACTCAGGACTTATTGAGCTTAGGAAGAATCATCCAGCTTTGAGGATAACAGATCCAGATCCCGCAAGTAAGGGGTGGTTCAAATGGGGTAACGAGTGGAACAGTGCTAACTTCAATTGGTCAGCTAGTAAACACATAGTCTATGCTCTTAACTATAATGGTAACGTTCCTGGAGAGACCAATAGATTCGTAGTAGCTGTAAATTTCAGCACTAACGGTGTCACAATATATCCGTTCTTTGAAACAGGTGAATGGAAAATAGTTGTTGACCCAACGAACAGTAGAGGGACAACCACAACCAATATAACAAGCACAACAACTAGTTGGGAACTGCCACCAGTAAGTGGGTATATATTCATGAAATAG
- a CDS encoding SEC-C metal-binding domain-containing protein: protein MDYIFISEVFMGLLEKIFGTKHERDIRKIRPIVEKVGELEREYDKLSNVELIQLASALRDKVRKQGEVKEEDFIEGATLVREAAKRTLGMRHFDVQIIGATVLFQGKIAEMKTGEGKTLVATIPLFVESLTGNNVQLVTVNDYLARRDAEWMGPIYLFLGASVGVINPNDRSYVVEWNNPQEAQYAIVNDLRVWPRGDFTDDILPEDKLNRKVSEYFKVKLVSATKKSAYIADITYGTNNEFGFDYLRDNMVYSIEDKVQRGHYYAIIDEVDSILIDEARTPLIISGPSMENTEIYVLADNVARKLKPAQVDSEGKPIPNTGDFVIDEKDKNAYLTEEGMRKVEELTGTKDLFSALSSKSLMLIHSINQAIRAHYLFKRDVDYSIVGGEVVIIDEFTGRYMFGRRWSDGLHQAIEAKERVAIKQEFRTLATITFQNYFRMYKKLAGMTGTAETEAEEFWKIYHLDVVVIPTHKPVRRVDADDKVFATEKEKLEAVVREIKELHKKGVPVLVGTISVEKSEILSKMLSKEKIPHNVLNAKNHEKEAKIIAEAGKKFAVTVATNMAGRGVDIKLGEGVRELGGLHIIGTERHEARRIDNQLRGRAGRQGDPGFTRFYISFEDELLRLFGSDRLKRLAKIMKWEYGQELEHRLLTSAIENAQKRVERYNFEIRRYLLEYDNVLNEQRNIVYSLRDKILRKEGIDELVKKMISDYFFDKSSEKSTFTIDDILSLIKNTFLLDVSEEFIREQLKASANEEERNDKIAELVYQGIRWRMGKGVSDERFYEGIGFILLNIIDMKWVDHLYKIDELREGITLRSYGERNPLVEFKLDAYEIFHNTMKEIRSEFCRLISRLRMAEEVQVAKVVTTPWDKMYQKHDELGQFEAKNPFAFVTQQRESGTIRAVKRPGPNDPCWCGSGKKYKKCHMDSDKYSDIESSGITYINRK, encoded by the coding sequence ATGGACTATATTTTTATATCTGAGGTTTTTATGGGGCTATTGGAGAAAATCTTTGGTACGAAGCACGAGAGAGATATAAGGAAGATAAGGCCAATTGTTGAGAAAGTTGGAGAGCTTGAGAGGGAGTATGATAAGTTAAGCAATGTTGAGTTGATACAGTTAGCGTCAGCACTGAGGGATAAAGTTAGGAAGCAAGGTGAAGTTAAGGAGGAAGACTTTATAGAGGGTGCTACGCTTGTTAGGGAGGCTGCGAAGAGAACTCTGGGAATGAGGCATTTTGATGTGCAGATAATAGGTGCTACTGTATTGTTTCAAGGCAAGATAGCGGAGATGAAAACAGGGGAGGGTAAAACTTTAGTAGCAACAATACCGCTTTTTGTGGAATCCCTGACTGGTAATAATGTTCAGTTGGTAACGGTTAACGACTATCTTGCCAGAAGAGATGCTGAATGGATGGGGCCAATATACCTTTTTCTAGGTGCAAGTGTGGGGGTGATAAATCCTAACGATAGGAGTTATGTAGTTGAGTGGAACAATCCACAGGAAGCACAATACGCAATTGTAAATGATCTTAGAGTTTGGCCTAGGGGAGACTTTACGGATGATATACTACCAGAGGATAAGCTTAACAGGAAAGTTAGCGAGTATTTTAAGGTAAAGCTTGTTAGCGCTACTAAAAAGTCTGCTTACATTGCGGACATAACTTATGGAACAAACAATGAATTTGGGTTTGACTATCTTAGGGACAACATGGTTTACTCAATTGAGGACAAGGTCCAGAGAGGACATTATTATGCAATAATTGACGAAGTTGACTCTATACTTATAGATGAAGCTAGAACTCCTCTTATAATTTCGGGTCCTTCTATGGAGAATACTGAGATATATGTTCTTGCTGACAATGTAGCTAGGAAACTCAAGCCTGCGCAAGTTGATAGCGAAGGTAAACCTATTCCTAATACTGGTGACTTTGTAATAGACGAAAAAGACAAGAACGCCTACCTCACAGAGGAGGGAATGAGAAAGGTTGAGGAACTTACCGGGACAAAAGATTTGTTTAGTGCTCTCAGTTCTAAAAGTCTTATGCTTATACACTCTATCAATCAGGCGATAAGGGCTCACTATCTCTTCAAAAGGGATGTTGATTACTCCATCGTTGGTGGGGAGGTTGTGATAATAGATGAATTTACGGGCAGGTATATGTTTGGTAGAAGGTGGAGTGACGGATTACACCAAGCTATTGAAGCTAAAGAGAGGGTAGCAATAAAACAGGAGTTCAGAACCCTTGCAACCATAACCTTCCAGAACTATTTTAGGATGTATAAGAAACTTGCCGGTATGACGGGAACTGCAGAGACCGAAGCAGAAGAGTTTTGGAAAATATACCATCTTGACGTTGTTGTAATTCCTACGCATAAGCCTGTGAGAAGAGTTGATGCTGACGATAAGGTATTTGCGACGGAAAAGGAGAAACTAGAGGCAGTTGTGAGAGAGATCAAAGAGCTCCATAAGAAAGGAGTTCCTGTGCTTGTGGGAACAATCTCTGTGGAGAAGTCGGAAATTCTTTCTAAAATGCTGTCTAAAGAAAAGATACCCCACAATGTCCTTAACGCTAAAAACCACGAAAAGGAGGCTAAAATAATTGCTGAAGCTGGAAAGAAGTTCGCAGTAACTGTTGCTACAAACATGGCGGGTAGAGGAGTGGATATAAAACTTGGTGAGGGGGTTAGAGAACTTGGTGGGCTTCACATCATAGGCACGGAAAGACATGAAGCAAGAAGAATTGACAATCAGCTAAGAGGTAGAGCTGGCAGACAGGGAGATCCTGGATTTACAAGGTTTTATATCTCCTTTGAGGACGAATTGCTGAGGTTGTTTGGATCTGATAGACTCAAGAGGTTAGCGAAGATCATGAAGTGGGAATATGGTCAAGAGTTAGAACATAGATTGCTAACTTCGGCTATAGAGAATGCTCAGAAGAGAGTTGAGAGATATAACTTTGAAATAAGAAGATATCTTCTAGAGTATGATAATGTTCTAAATGAACAGAGAAATATAGTTTATTCTCTAAGGGATAAAATTCTGCGTAAAGAGGGAATTGATGAATTAGTGAAGAAGATGATTTCGGATTATTTTTTTGACAAAAGCTCTGAAAAGTCTACATTTACGATAGATGACATATTATCTCTGATTAAGAATACTTTCCTTTTAGATGTGAGTGAAGAGTTTATTAGGGAGCAACTTAAAGCTTCTGCTAACGAAGAGGAGAGAAACGATAAAATTGCGGAACTTGTGTATCAAGGTATAAGGTGGCGAATGGGAAAGGGTGTTTCTGATGAAAGATTCTATGAAGGAATAGGGTTTATTCTTCTCAATATAATTGATATGAAGTGGGTAGACCATCTTTATAAAATTGATGAACTTAGGGAGGGTATAACTCTTAGGTCCTATGGTGAAAGAAATCCTTTGGTTGAGTTTAAGCTGGATGCTTATGAAATATTTCACAATACTATGAAGGAAATAAGAAGTGAGTTTTGTAGGTTAATTTCTAGGCTTAGGATGGCTGAAGAAGTTCAAGTTGCAAAGGTTGTTACTACTCCTTGGGATAAGATGTATCAGAAGCATGACGAACTTGGGCAGTTTGAGGCTAAAAATCCTTTTGCTTTTGTTACCCAGCAGAGGGAAAGCGGAACAATAAGAGCGGTGAAGCGACCTGGTCCCAATGATCCTTGCTGGTGTGGTAGTGGTAAAAAGTACAAAAAGTGTCATATGGACTCGGATAAATACTCTGACATTGAGTCATCGGGAATAACTTATATAAACAGGAAGTAG
- the ruvA gene encoding Holliday junction branch migration protein RuvA, translated as MFEYFVGKVTEVEENRIVVEVNNIGYSILLPLRDVNLLEVNREYKIYVHKHVYEDGEELYGFIDRDSKKLFLVLTGVSNVGPRIALRILSYLSPSEIVRAVTTNKPEVISAIKGVGDKVAERIVAELKNTIHRLGIKVEGEESNFDDLVKALRSLGYNQNEILFAINTVRKQNPNLLYLDLSSALHLCLSALKSSSK; from the coding sequence ATGTTTGAATACTTTGTAGGAAAGGTTACCGAGGTTGAGGAAAATAGGATTGTGGTTGAAGTTAACAACATTGGCTATAGTATTCTGTTGCCTCTGAGGGATGTAAACTTGTTGGAGGTGAATAGAGAGTATAAGATTTATGTTCATAAGCACGTTTACGAAGATGGTGAGGAGTTGTATGGGTTTATTGATAGGGACTCAAAGAAACTTTTTCTAGTTTTGACAGGGGTTAGTAATGTTGGTCCTAGAATAGCTTTGAGAATCTTATCCTACCTTTCTCCTTCAGAAATAGTAAGAGCTGTAACTACGAATAAACCCGAGGTGATATCAGCAATCAAAGGTGTAGGTGATAAGGTTGCCGAGAGGATAGTAGCAGAACTGAAGAATACAATTCATCGGCTTGGAATTAAAGTTGAGGGAGAGGAGTCAAACTTTGATGATCTTGTAAAGGCCTTAAGAAGTTTGGGGTATAACCAGAATGAAATACTTTTTGCAATCAATACTGTAAGGAAACAAAATCCTAATCTTCTTTACCTTGATCTTTCTTCGGCGCTACATCTATGTCTGTCTGCTTTAAAAAGTAGCTCTAAGTAG
- a CDS encoding HAMP domain-containing sensor histidine kinase codes for MNELLEVLSVGSKLSEIFQKISVIFSIKFGTKNFFFGNQREIIYGFGNKSTKHILNLIRETQEQINYKDVECVMKLNNYFLYFDINSFTSKEEIILSYAIIDNFLKNHEKFETIYTRFKYLKALVFSIEPLIYEISIKNALSHSLISLTTFTDIDKAIIAILSNKRMEVVSAIGIEKEILKNKEILINIKKILSGEKEIFLNIATSQNNKHRLVGIVPLREFNETKGILLVEFKETKESVTEIDKEILKILSFVMTHRIKLYEMNINLIRAKKRAEELSRLKSEFVANVSHELRTPLNAILGFVELLKMGDFPKSEQDKYLDYIMFAGTSLLGMINNILDLSKIEAGAMKPIFTRIQVKEISEELERYGKVLSKNKNIDFYIENNTGDMTINTDYMMIKSILVNLISNAVKFTEKGWVKVSIYTKPNNVIFKIEDTGIGMKESDLKKIFTPFTQLENVRNKRFSGTGIGLSLSKKFADMLNAKIIPKTKGVGKGCIFYVVLPT; via the coding sequence ATGAATGAGCTTCTAGAAGTACTATCAGTTGGCTCAAAATTGTCAGAAATCTTCCAAAAGATAAGTGTCATCTTTTCTATAAAGTTTGGAACCAAAAACTTCTTCTTTGGTAACCAGAGAGAAATAATATATGGTTTCGGCAACAAATCAACAAAACACATCCTCAACCTCATCAGAGAAACCCAAGAACAAATAAACTACAAAGATGTAGAATGTGTAATGAAATTAAACAACTATTTCCTCTACTTTGACATAAACTCCTTTACAAGTAAGGAAGAGATAATATTATCCTACGCCATTATAGACAATTTTCTCAAAAACCATGAAAAATTTGAAACTATTTACACAAGATTCAAGTATCTCAAAGCTTTAGTATTCTCCATAGAGCCACTGATATATGAGATCTCAATAAAAAATGCCCTATCTCACTCATTGATCTCCTTAACAACTTTCACCGATATTGACAAAGCAATAATTGCAATCTTGTCTAACAAAAGAATGGAAGTAGTATCGGCAATCGGCATAGAAAAAGAAATTCTAAAGAACAAGGAAATACTGATAAACATAAAAAAGATTCTGTCAGGCGAAAAAGAGATATTCCTTAATATAGCAACCTCCCAAAACAACAAGCACAGGCTTGTCGGAATAGTTCCTCTAAGAGAGTTTAACGAAACAAAAGGAATACTACTCGTGGAGTTTAAAGAAACAAAAGAAAGCGTAACCGAGATTGACAAAGAAATCCTAAAGATTCTCTCCTTTGTAATGACACACAGAATAAAACTCTACGAGATGAATATAAACCTCATAAGGGCAAAAAAGAGAGCTGAAGAATTATCAAGACTGAAATCGGAGTTTGTTGCAAACGTTTCGCATGAACTAAGAACACCTCTTAACGCCATATTGGGCTTCGTAGAACTTCTAAAAATGGGAGACTTTCCAAAAAGTGAGCAGGATAAATACCTTGATTACATAATGTTTGCAGGAACATCGCTACTTGGGATGATAAACAACATACTTGATCTATCAAAAATAGAAGCAGGAGCAATGAAACCTATCTTCACCAGAATACAAGTTAAGGAGATCTCCGAAGAATTGGAAAGATATGGAAAGGTCCTTTCTAAAAACAAAAACATAGACTTTTACATAGAAAACAACACTGGCGATATGACTATAAATACAGACTACATGATGATAAAATCCATCCTAGTAAACCTGATATCTAACGCTGTAAAGTTTACCGAAAAAGGCTGGGTAAAAGTATCTATATACACAAAACCTAACAATGTAATTTTCAAGATTGAAGATACCGGAATAGGTATGAAGGAATCAGATCTAAAAAAAATCTTCACACCGTTTACCCAACTTGAAAACGTGAGGAATAAAAGGTTCTCAGGAACTGGTATTGGGCTATCTCTCTCAAAAAAGTTTGCTGATATGCTGAATGCTAAAATAATCCCCAAAACGAAAGGTGTAGGTAAAGGATGTATCTTCTACGTAGTTCTACCTACTTAA
- a CDS encoding response regulator: MKVLIVEDNPLNLRLFADTLNMKGFEVITARNGMEALEILKNVTPDIILLDLYMPGMSGFRFASEISKDPRYQGIPIIVVSASSSVYDVKEMASYNIKAYLVKPVSPTKLLETLKKVIIQEEIRGTTQNHHLQEKSSLQKDEETVALLRNESPERVNKRELETGIRISVDDLIEGMILGEPVVKNRTIIYKEGTTIDSKITEKLKSLGIREVYITKESFEEFRDLIDIKREKEETNVDIFKDFDE, translated from the coding sequence ATGAAGGTGTTAATAGTTGAAGACAATCCTTTGAACTTGAGATTATTTGCAGACACCCTTAACATGAAAGGTTTTGAGGTAATAACAGCAAGAAATGGCATGGAAGCTCTAGAAATACTAAAGAATGTTACTCCAGACATAATACTGCTTGACCTCTACATGCCAGGTATGAGTGGATTTAGGTTTGCAAGCGAGATATCAAAAGACCCAAGATATCAGGGAATACCAATAATAGTGGTAAGTGCTAGTTCATCAGTGTATGATGTGAAGGAAATGGCTTCGTATAACATCAAAGCTTACTTAGTCAAACCGGTTTCCCCTACTAAACTACTGGAAACCCTGAAAAAGGTAATAATACAAGAAGAAATAAGAGGAACAACTCAGAACCACCACCTTCAAGAAAAATCCAGCCTCCAAAAAGATGAAGAAACTGTAGCTCTTCTACGAAATGAGTCTCCAGAAAGAGTCAACAAAAGAGAATTAGAAACAGGAATAAGAATATCAGTAGATGACTTGATAGAAGGTATGATCTTGGGAGAACCTGTTGTTAAAAATAGGACAATAATATACAAGGAAGGTACGACGATAGATAGTAAGATTACTGAAAAGCTTAAATCCCTCGGAATAAGAGAAGTCTACATCACCAAGGAAAGCTTTGAGGAATTTAGAGACCTAATAGACATCAAAAGAGAAAAAGAAGAAACTAATGTTGACATTTTTAAAGATTTTGACGAATAG